A stretch of the Mesorhizobium sp. Pch-S genome encodes the following:
- a CDS encoding LysR substrate-binding domain-containing protein, with protein MNAPLNHPLPLLDLDVLRTFVAIAETGSFTTAATAVFRTPSAVSMQIKKLEDVLGRSVFARDARSVALTTDGEMLLGYARRLLAINREAVSKFIVPDIVGIVRLGSPDDYGERILPHVLKRFAKSHPSIAVDVTIDQSINLRRRMDDRALDLTLLTNSYKTSAIGAEVLLTEPIVWAGAKGGCAHLREPLPVSIWEEGCVWRAGALEALGREGRNYRVAYMSAHTAGQRAAIQADLAVAPLPKSFLGNDMVELGPKDGMPHIGNYNLAMIVTPDASAPVKAVADHIRATFDVFRETGRF; from the coding sequence ATGAATGCGCCACTCAATCATCCGCTTCCCTTGCTCGATCTGGATGTGCTCCGCACTTTTGTGGCGATTGCCGAGACAGGCAGCTTTACCACGGCGGCGACGGCTGTCTTCCGCACGCCGTCGGCGGTTTCGATGCAGATCAAGAAACTCGAGGATGTGCTCGGCCGTTCGGTGTTCGCACGCGATGCACGTTCGGTGGCTTTGACCACCGACGGCGAAATGCTGCTTGGTTATGCGCGGCGGCTGCTCGCCATCAATCGGGAGGCGGTTTCCAAGTTCATCGTGCCGGACATTGTCGGCATCGTGCGACTGGGCTCGCCGGACGATTATGGCGAACGCATCCTGCCGCATGTGCTGAAGCGTTTCGCGAAGTCGCATCCTTCGATAGCCGTCGATGTCACCATCGACCAGTCGATCAACCTGCGGCGGCGCATGGACGACCGCGCGCTTGACCTCACGCTGCTCACCAATTCCTACAAGACCAGCGCGATCGGCGCCGAGGTGCTGCTGACCGAGCCGATCGTCTGGGCCGGCGCAAAGGGGGGCTGCGCGCATCTGCGCGAGCCATTGCCGGTGTCGATCTGGGAGGAGGGCTGCGTGTGGCGCGCCGGCGCTCTGGAAGCGCTTGGCCGCGAGGGGCGCAACTATCGTGTTGCCTACATGAGCGCGCATACAGCTGGTCAGCGGGCGGCAATCCAGGCCGATCTCGCGGTGGCGCCGCTGCCAAAATCCTTCCTCGGCAACGACATGGTCGAACTCGGCCCGAAAGACGGCATGCCGCATATCGGCAATTACAATCTGGCGATGATCGTCACGCCGGATGCCAGTGCTCCGGTCAAGGCGGTTGCCGACCACATCCGCGCGACCTTCGACGTGTTCAGGGAGACAGGACGCTTCTGA
- a CDS encoding ASKHA domain-containing protein, with amino-acid sequence MNAPLNSTDPLVLFMPSGKRGRFPIGTPVLDAARQLGVYVESVCGGRATCGRCQIEVQEGNFAKHKIVSSLDHISPKGPKEERYERVRGLPDGRRLSCSATIQGDLVIDVPQDTVINAQVVRKAATDRVIERNSAVQMCYVEVEQPDMHKPTGDLERLKAVLQNDWGWKDLRVAPHLIPEVQKILRKENWAVTAAIHKDMEFSRATVIALYPGLKNEAYGIACDIGSTTIAMHLVSLLSGRVVASSGTSNPQIRFGEDLMSRVSYVMMNPDGREAMTKAVREAVNTLIGKVCEEGGVDRHDIFDSVFVANPIMHHLFLGIDPTELGQAPFALAVSGAVQGWTNDIGIDVNRGARFYTLPCIAGHVGADAAGATLSEGPYRQDSMMLLVDVGTNAEIVLGNRNRVVAASSPTGPAFEGAEISSGQRAAPGAIERVRIDPETLEPRYRVIGTDKWSDEEGFEEASWTTGVTGICGSAIIEVVAEMYLSGIISEDGVVDGSLMAKSPRIIQNGRTFSYLLREGRQGEPRITVTQNDIRAIQLAKAALYAGVKLLMEKQGVETVDTIRFAGAFGSFIDPKYAMVLGLIPDCDLSEVKAVGNAAGTGALMALLNRDHRREIEKQVAKIEKIETALEPNFQQLFIDAMALPNKVDPFPKLSEQVKLPPRKVASDDAAGDAAPRRRSREERAARRNRE; translated from the coding sequence ATGAACGCCCCTCTCAACTCCACCGACCCTCTGGTCCTGTTCATGCCGTCCGGCAAGCGCGGGCGCTTCCCGATCGGCACGCCTGTGCTTGATGCGGCACGCCAGCTCGGTGTCTATGTGGAATCGGTCTGCGGCGGGCGCGCCACCTGCGGGCGCTGCCAGATCGAGGTGCAGGAAGGCAATTTCGCCAAGCACAAGATCGTTTCCTCGCTCGACCACATCTCGCCGAAAGGCCCCAAGGAAGAGCGCTACGAGCGCGTCCGCGGCCTGCCCGACGGCAGGCGTCTGTCCTGCTCGGCCACCATCCAGGGCGATCTCGTCATCGACGTGCCGCAGGATACCGTGATCAACGCCCAGGTGGTGCGCAAGGCCGCCACCGACCGCGTCATCGAGCGCAATTCTGCGGTGCAGATGTGCTACGTCGAGGTCGAACAGCCCGACATGCACAAACCCACCGGTGACCTGGAGCGCCTCAAGGCCGTGCTGCAGAACGACTGGGGCTGGAAGGACCTGCGCGTCGCGCCGCATCTCATCCCCGAAGTCCAGAAGATCCTGCGCAAGGAGAACTGGGCGGTCACAGCGGCCATCCATAAGGACATGGAATTTTCCCGTGCAACGGTGATCGCGCTCTATCCAGGCCTCAAGAACGAAGCCTACGGCATCGCCTGCGACATCGGATCCACCACGATCGCCATGCATCTGGTATCGCTGCTTTCCGGCCGTGTCGTTGCCTCTTCCGGTACGTCGAACCCGCAGATCCGCTTCGGCGAAGATCTGATGAGCCGCGTCTCCTACGTTATGATGAACCCCGATGGCCGCGAGGCCATGACCAAGGCCGTGCGCGAGGCCGTGAACACGCTGATCGGCAAGGTCTGCGAGGAAGGCGGCGTCGACCGTCACGACATCTTCGATAGCGTCTTCGTCGCCAATCCGATCATGCACCATCTTTTCCTGGGCATCGATCCGACCGAACTTGGACAGGCGCCTTTTGCCCTCGCTGTCTCCGGTGCCGTGCAAGGCTGGACCAACGACATCGGCATCGACGTCAACCGCGGAGCGCGCTTCTACACGCTGCCTTGCATTGCCGGCCATGTCGGCGCCGATGCGGCCGGCGCGACATTGTCGGAAGGCCCCTACCGTCAGGACAGCATGATGCTGCTGGTCGATGTCGGTACCAATGCCGAGATCGTGCTCGGCAATCGCAACCGCGTTGTTGCCGCCTCCTCGCCAACGGGTCCGGCTTTCGAAGGCGCGGAAATCTCGTCCGGCCAGCGCGCGGCGCCCGGCGCCATCGAGCGCGTGCGCATCGACCCGGAAACGCTGGAGCCGCGCTACCGTGTCATCGGCACCGACAAGTGGTCCGATGAGGAAGGTTTCGAGGAAGCGTCCTGGACCACTGGCGTCACCGGCATCTGCGGCTCGGCCATCATCGAGGTCGTGGCGGAGATGTATCTCTCCGGCATCATTTCGGAAGACGGAGTCGTCGATGGTTCCCTGATGGCGAAAAGCCCGCGCATCATCCAGAACGGCCGCACCTTCTCCTACCTGCTGCGTGAAGGACGCCAGGGCGAGCCGCGCATCACCGTCACCCAGAACGACATACGCGCCATCCAGCTCGCCAAGGCCGCCCTCTATGCCGGCGTGAAGCTGCTGATGGAGAAGCAAGGTGTCGAAACCGTCGACACGATCCGTTTCGCCGGCGCTTTCGGCTCCTTCATCGATCCGAAATACGCCATGGTGCTGGGGCTCATCCCCGATTGTGACCTGTCAGAGGTGAAGGCTGTCGGCAACGCCGCGGGCACCGGCGCCCTGATGGCGCTGCTCAACCGTGACCATCGCCGCGAAATCGAAAAGCAGGTGGCGAAGATCGAAAAGATCGAAACCGCGCTCGAGCCGAATTTCCAGCAGCTGTTCATCGACGCCATGGCCTTGCCGAACAAGGTTGACCCCTTCCCCAAGCTTTCCGAACAGGTCAAACTGCCGCCGCGCAAGGTGGCAAGCGATGATGCGGCCGGGGATGCAGCGCCCCGCCGACGCTCTCGGGAAGAGCGTGCCGCCCGGCGCAATCGCGAATAG
- a CDS encoding methyltetrahydrofolate cobalamin methyltransferase: MTRTIVASATREIVIGFDQPFCVIGERINPTGRKKLAAEMQAGNFETVIKDALEQAACGATMLDVNAGVTAVDPNATEPGLLVQTLEIVQGLVDLPLSIDSSVTAAIEAGLKVAKGRPLVNSVTGEEEKLEAILPLVKKYNVPVVAISNDETGISMDPDVRFAVAKKIVERAMDHGIKPEDVVVDPLVMPIGALGDAGRQVFALLRRLREELKVNTTCGLSNISFGLPHRHGINAGFIPMVIGAGMTSAIMNPVRPQEMEAVRAANVLNGTDKDCMTWIKTYKDYKPGEHAAPAPVAVNAPGDAAAGGRRRGGREARRAAG, encoded by the coding sequence ATGACCCGCACCATTGTCGCCTCGGCGACTCGCGAAATCGTCATCGGTTTCGACCAGCCCTTCTGCGTCATCGGTGAACGCATCAACCCGACCGGTCGCAAGAAGCTGGCCGCCGAGATGCAGGCTGGCAATTTCGAGACCGTCATCAAGGACGCGCTGGAACAGGCCGCCTGCGGCGCCACCATGCTGGATGTCAATGCGGGCGTGACCGCCGTCGACCCCAACGCCACGGAGCCTGGTCTGCTGGTTCAGACGCTGGAGATCGTGCAGGGCCTGGTCGACCTGCCACTGTCGATCGACTCCTCCGTCACCGCAGCGATCGAGGCCGGCCTCAAGGTCGCCAAGGGTCGCCCGCTGGTGAACTCGGTCACTGGCGAGGAAGAGAAACTCGAAGCGATCCTGCCGCTGGTGAAGAAGTACAATGTGCCGGTGGTTGCCATCTCCAACGACGAGACCGGCATTTCGATGGACCCGGACGTGCGCTTCGCCGTCGCCAAGAAGATCGTCGAACGCGCCATGGATCATGGCATCAAGCCGGAGGACGTCGTCGTCGATCCGCTGGTCATGCCGATCGGTGCTCTGGGCGACGCCGGCCGCCAGGTCTTCGCCCTGCTTCGCCGCCTGCGCGAAGAGCTGAAGGTGAACACGACCTGTGGCCTTTCCAACATCTCCTTTGGCCTGCCGCACCGCCACGGCATCAACGCCGGCTTCATCCCGATGGTGATCGGCGCCGGCATGACCTCGGCGATCATGAACCCTGTCCGTCCGCAGGAAATGGAGGCAGTCCGTGCAGCCAATGTGCTCAACGGCACCGACAAGGACTGCATGACCTGGATCAAGACCTACAAGGACTACAAGCCGGGCGAACATGCGGCACCCGCGCCGGTGGCCGTCAATGCCCCTGGCGACGCTGCTGCGGGCGGACGTCGCCGCGGCGGCCGCGAAGCCAGAAGAGCAGCCGGTTAA
- a CDS encoding GlxA family transcriptional regulator: protein MFVNAIKHPIKRSLVFFLVPDFTMVAFATALEPLRIANRMLGYEAYRWRLASADGKPVPASNGVLCAVNTSLDEERRKMAGPDRPSMAIICTGMDVEKYHNKSVFAWLREEYNRGVAVGGLCTGAYVLAAAGLLSNKRCAIHWENLPGFQEAFPKANVFADLFEVDQNIYTCAGGTAALDMMLKLIGDDFDESLVNRVCEQVLTDRVRSPTDRQRLPLRARLGVQNSKVLTIIELMEANLAEPLSLIEIADHVDLSRRQIERLFRTEMGRSPARYYLEIRLDRARHLLIQSSLPVVEVAVACGFVSASHFSKCYRELYARSPQQERVDRKQLLAA from the coding sequence ATTTTCGTGAACGCTATTAAGCATCCGATCAAACGATCGCTGGTCTTTTTCCTGGTTCCTGATTTTACCATGGTCGCATTTGCGACAGCGCTCGAACCACTGCGCATTGCCAACCGCATGCTTGGCTACGAGGCATATCGCTGGCGCCTCGCCAGCGCGGACGGCAAGCCGGTGCCCGCCTCGAACGGCGTGCTGTGTGCAGTCAACACCTCCCTCGACGAGGAGCGCCGCAAGATGGCCGGGCCGGATCGCCCATCGATGGCCATCATCTGCACCGGCATGGACGTCGAGAAATATCACAACAAGTCGGTCTTTGCCTGGCTGCGGGAGGAGTATAATCGCGGCGTTGCCGTCGGTGGCCTGTGCACTGGCGCCTATGTGCTGGCCGCTGCTGGTCTTCTGTCCAACAAACGCTGCGCCATCCATTGGGAAAACCTGCCTGGCTTCCAGGAAGCCTTTCCGAAGGCAAATGTCTTTGCCGATCTCTTCGAAGTCGATCAGAACATCTACACATGCGCCGGTGGCACAGCCGCGCTCGACATGATGCTGAAGCTGATCGGCGATGATTTCGACGAAAGCCTTGTCAACCGCGTCTGCGAGCAGGTGTTGACCGATCGCGTCAGAAGCCCGACCGACCGCCAGCGCTTGCCTTTGCGGGCGCGCCTCGGCGTGCAGAACTCGAAGGTGCTGACCATCATCGAGTTGATGGAAGCCAACCTTGCTGAACCGCTGTCACTGATCGAGATTGCCGACCACGTCGACCTGTCGCGACGCCAGATCGAGCGTCTGTTCCGGACCGAGATGGGGCGCTCCCCTGCCCGCTACTATCTCGAGATCAGGCTCGACCGCGCCCGCCACCTGTTGATCCAGTCGTCGCTGCCGGTCGTCGAGGTCGCCGTGGCCTGCGGCTTCGTTTCGGCGTCGCACTTCTCGAAATGCTACCGCGAACTCTATGCACGCTCGCCGCAGCAGGAGCGGGTCGATCGCAAGCAGTTGCTGGCAGCCTGA
- a CDS encoding alpha/beta hydrolase, which produces MASIRSQLVSFVLKHTRKKAFSSPENMHRWIQHARKKQCHQPPPMVTQRFDVSTRSVAGFPVYDIAPKNGSSKRILYLHGGAYVFEITTYHWALIAEMAERLGFGMTVPIYPIAPEHDFHDMFGMVGSVYREMLEETAAEDIIFMGDSAGGNMAVVLTMMMAEEGLPTPGSHVLISPGLDMSLANPEVFEAEQRDPWLGIPGGLEAVRLYGAGMDRSDWHISPLYGDLTVLPPTLLLTGSHDLLTPDNLIFADKARAAGVDVELVHEEGMFHVWPLINMPEARRARDRIVAFLSRQQLRMEMPLAAE; this is translated from the coding sequence ATGGCCAGCATCCGTAGCCAACTCGTTTCTTTTGTTCTGAAACACACGCGCAAGAAGGCGTTCTCCAGCCCGGAGAACATGCACCGCTGGATTCAGCATGCGCGCAAGAAACAGTGCCACCAGCCACCACCCATGGTGACGCAGCGTTTCGACGTCTCCACGCGCAGCGTTGCCGGTTTCCCCGTCTACGACATCGCGCCGAAGAACGGCAGCAGCAAGCGGATTCTCTACCTGCACGGCGGCGCCTATGTCTTTGAAATCACCACCTATCACTGGGCTCTGATTGCCGAGATGGCCGAACGCCTCGGCTTTGGCATGACCGTGCCGATCTACCCGATCGCGCCCGAACACGACTTCCACGACATGTTTGGCATGGTCGGTTCGGTCTATCGCGAAATGCTGGAAGAGACCGCTGCGGAAGACATCATCTTCATGGGTGATTCAGCCGGCGGCAACATGGCGGTGGTGCTGACCATGATGATGGCGGAGGAAGGCCTGCCGACGCCCGGCAGCCACGTTCTGATCTCGCCGGGCCTCGACATGTCGCTGGCCAATCCCGAGGTGTTCGAAGCCGAGCAGCGTGATCCGTGGCTGGGTATTCCCGGTGGCCTGGAAGCCGTACGCCTTTATGGCGCCGGCATGGACCGCAGCGACTGGCACATCAGCCCGCTTTATGGCGACCTGACGGTACTTCCGCCCACCCTGCTCCTCACCGGCTCGCACGATCTCCTGACGCCCGACAATCTGATCTTCGCCGACAAGGCGCGGGCGGCGGGTGTCGACGTCGAACTGGTTCACGAGGAAGGCATGTTCCACGTCTGGCCACTGATCAACATGCCTGAAGCCCGTCGCGCCCGCGACCGCATCGTGGCGTTCCTGAGCAGGCAGCAACTCCGGATGGAGATGCCGCTCGCTGCCGAATAA
- a CDS encoding murein L,D-transpeptidase family protein: MFAKLAKLSSAILLAALAAGCVSSALDVGAKGIQPIASKLVAEMKRKGMTPSSPILVRIFKEESELEIWKRDGSGKYALLKTYPMCRWSGQLGPKKRIGDRQAPEGFYHVSADRLNPNSQYYLSFNLGYPNRLEAALGYSGEALMVHGACSSSGCYALTDEGVSEIYAVAREALKGGQTSFQVQAFPFRMTAQKMARNRSNPNYGFWTDLKKGYDSFEVTRRQPKVAYCDKRYVFDTEFADGDPVDPLAACPPAISGADALVAARTQSDLSTAETMASTMTGTTVHAYADGGMHPTFRKLLAASGDKALSKRTSLTKVPISRPEAALADPYSVSE, translated from the coding sequence GTGTTCGCAAAACTCGCCAAACTCAGTTCCGCAATTCTCCTGGCCGCACTCGCTGCCGGATGTGTTTCGTCCGCGCTCGATGTCGGCGCGAAGGGTATACAGCCTATTGCATCCAAGCTGGTCGCCGAGATGAAGCGCAAGGGAATGACGCCTTCGTCACCCATCCTGGTGCGTATCTTCAAGGAAGAGAGCGAGCTCGAAATCTGGAAACGTGACGGCAGCGGCAAGTATGCGTTGCTCAAGACCTACCCGATGTGCCGTTGGTCGGGCCAGCTCGGACCCAAGAAAAGAATTGGTGATCGGCAGGCGCCTGAAGGGTTCTACCATGTCAGCGCCGACAGGCTGAACCCGAATTCGCAATACTATCTCTCGTTCAACCTGGGTTACCCCAACAGGCTGGAGGCCGCGCTCGGTTATTCGGGCGAGGCCCTGATGGTGCATGGTGCCTGTTCGTCCTCGGGATGTTACGCGCTGACCGATGAGGGCGTGTCCGAGATCTACGCGGTGGCGCGTGAAGCCTTGAAAGGTGGTCAGACGTCCTTCCAGGTTCAGGCCTTTCCGTTCCGCATGACCGCCCAGAAGATGGCGCGCAATCGCAGCAATCCGAACTACGGCTTCTGGACCGATCTGAAGAAAGGCTACGACAGTTTTGAGGTGACGCGTCGTCAACCCAAAGTGGCCTATTGCGACAAGCGTTATGTCTTTGACACCGAGTTTGCCGATGGCGACCCGGTCGACCCGCTTGCGGCATGCCCGCCCGCCATATCCGGCGCCGATGCGCTGGTGGCAGCGCGGACCCAGAGTGATCTTTCGACCGCCGAGACGATGGCGTCGACCATGACCGGCACGACGGTCCACGCCTATGCGGATGGCGGCATGCATCCTACGTTCCGCAAGCTGCTCGCAGCCAGTGGCGACAAGGCCCTGTCGAAAAGGACGTCGCTGACGAAAGTTCCGATCAGCCGGCCGGAAGCGGCGCTGGCGGATCCTTACAGCGTTTCGGAATAA
- a CDS encoding L,D-transpeptidase, protein MPVSISRRLFVLAIPFVAAGCTTTQKVAAIKPGKREVPQYYRDMYAAVADDAFPIPAPDLTKIDPKYYRQEVAYQGPEPSGTIVIDTPKRFLYLVLGEGRALRYGVGVGKAGLAFEGSGVIQYKREWPRWTPTQDMIAREPERYGPLAGGMEPGPTNPLGARALYLFKNGVDTLYRIHGTNEDWSIGRSISSGCIRLLNQDIIDLHRRVQNGTRVVVLQQDNVPAV, encoded by the coding sequence ATGCCCGTTTCCATCAGCCGCCGTCTATTCGTTCTCGCCATCCCGTTCGTCGCGGCTGGCTGCACCACGACGCAGAAGGTCGCAGCGATCAAGCCGGGCAAGCGTGAGGTGCCGCAATATTATCGCGACATGTATGCTGCCGTCGCCGATGATGCCTTCCCCATTCCTGCGCCCGACCTCACCAAGATCGATCCGAAATATTACCGCCAGGAAGTCGCCTATCAGGGCCCCGAACCGTCAGGCACAATCGTCATCGATACGCCGAAGCGTTTCCTCTATCTGGTGCTCGGCGAAGGACGGGCGCTGCGCTACGGCGTTGGCGTCGGCAAGGCCGGCCTCGCCTTCGAGGGCAGCGGCGTGATCCAGTACAAGCGCGAATGGCCACGCTGGACCCCGACGCAGGACATGATCGCGCGTGAGCCGGAACGGTACGGCCCGCTTGCCGGCGGGATGGAACCGGGGCCGACGAACCCGCTCGGTGCCCGCGCGCTTTATCTGTTCAAGAACGGCGTCGACACGCTCTACCGTATCCACGGCACAAACGAGGACTGGTCCATCGGCCGCTCGATCTCGTCAGGCTGCATTCGCCTGCTCAACCAGGACATCATCGACCTGCACCGGCGTGTCCAGAACGGCACCCGCGTCGTCGTACTGCAGCAGGACAACGTGCCTGCGGTTTGA
- a CDS encoding haloacid dehalogenase type II has product MTVEALIFDVFGTCVDWRTGVAREVAAATAAKGLQVDSLAFADAWRDLYQPRMEEIRSGRRSYVDLDVLHRENLDTTLDGFGIAGHFSEEERAALNHAWEKLPPWPDVVPGLIRLKANRIVAPCSNGSIALMTRLARYGALPWDCILGAGIARAYKPDPRAYLTSCEALRLEPAQVMLVAAHNNDLSAARACGLKTAFVARPQEHGTGQVTDLRASSHWDIVAADFPALSAHLDLRNHN; this is encoded by the coding sequence ATGACGGTTGAAGCCCTCATCTTCGATGTTTTCGGCACTTGTGTTGACTGGCGCACCGGCGTCGCCCGTGAGGTGGCGGCAGCGACAGCCGCGAAGGGACTGCAGGTCGACAGCCTCGCTTTCGCGGATGCCTGGCGCGACCTCTATCAGCCGAGGATGGAGGAAATACGCTCCGGCCGCCGATCCTATGTCGATCTGGACGTGCTCCACCGTGAGAACCTCGACACAACGCTCGACGGCTTCGGCATAGCCGGGCATTTCAGCGAGGAAGAGCGCGCAGCGCTCAACCACGCCTGGGAAAAGCTGCCGCCGTGGCCGGATGTCGTTCCGGGCCTGATACGGCTGAAGGCCAACCGGATCGTCGCACCATGCTCCAATGGTTCGATCGCATTGATGACGCGGCTGGCGAGATATGGCGCCCTGCCCTGGGACTGCATTCTCGGCGCCGGCATTGCCCGCGCCTACAAGCCCGACCCGCGCGCTTATCTCACAAGCTGCGAAGCGTTGAGACTTGAACCTGCACAGGTCATGCTGGTGGCCGCGCATAACAACGACCTGTCAGCAGCGCGCGCGTGCGGGCTGAAGACGGCGTTCGTGGCGCGCCCACAGGAGCACGGCACCGGGCAGGTGACCGACCTCAGGGCCAGCAGCCACTGGGACATCGTCGCCGCGGATTTTCCCGCGCTCTCCGCACATCTCGATCTGCGCAATCACAACTAG